A window of Formosa sp. Hel1_31_208 contains these coding sequences:
- a CDS encoding GEVED domain-containing protein: MIKKLPIRTINIGKNSLIPVLILTLSLITNFSSYSQTTVIDPTGDGGFENGVTFVANGWTSDAPATTNTNQWVCSTGATTGFSGIRAAYVTNNTAATPPPHTYTNNVTRVSHFYRNVTIPAGENSITLNFDWIALAEVGFDWMRVWAVPTTFNPTYGNQIGAIGTAPTGRVQIGGDFSGQNTWGNSTFAIPADYAGITFRLVFEWRNDGSIGGNPPIAIDNISLVSDILSGYCAPASASNANYIDDFSTSGGVSNITNNNSGYSAGGYADNTSQIVSNFAGGTINFNADFVYGFIGMGAGIWIDWDGDFLLNGPGEIIYLSNAFVDSINYSYVIPAGTPNGTYRMRILADYWETVVDPCTFDPFGPSGEAEDYTLEVLTLNCVDDPSNIVISSITTTSADLSWDAPASAPTDYLYYVTTNPIPPNFSDLPIAPGGTSPSSPVTLTLLPGTTYYVWVRSDCGSGDLGAFIGPETFTTLPEPPVTTGATICQNGTGTISAVASCTANTNTNTINGNLDSSVDNVAIQPLIFISDADGCAWDGAGDTANYTLTTFQVTTSGIYSFASNAPNFDVMGYIVADPSGLFNPGSCAGEGVNWDWITGDDDSGVGLEAILTANLTAGITYTLYTTAFGGPGTLETESYTWNVAGPGSLTVGTAGVLEWYTDAAGGTPIGTGTPFNPVGGLSDLLDSATPGTYTFYAACSIDSSVRTETIFEIVEGPTATISGSGTVCGSSSVDITVNLTGTQPWSITYTDGTTPTTVNGITTSPYVFSVSPTSPTTYTLTATTDANCVAKPPSLLGSAVVSGGKIWDGSEATNDWMEPLNWSDDAIPTATDCVIIPVTGNNPVIYDNDNGDGLNLTIATGASLTLTSDTDANNFASSLTIQDFIDIQGTGVLTVEDDASLIQVYDSSTAITPSAPNSGNIILNRNTDIRQTDYVYWSSPVQGFDISNVYGAFTPTNFIYEWVPTIPTGLITPPPDNIPICYGDWNPLNSGAMNLGKGYIVRGPSNHTATVSTATAVFTGVPNNGVITQPISSGTNNNANTFTYNPYGVDVLTVTNFDDNWNLLGNPYPSALDAQTFLTHPSNSIIEGAVHIWTHGSQIGTFTDSFYDDFELSYNINDYITYNFSGTNTYNDESFSGKIGSGQGFFVLALNDSETASVTFNNSMRDRSHSNTEFYRTSINSTESASNSDPIDRNRIWLSLIAADGTASNILVGYIEGATQEKDRLFDAYNREVNSLNMYSIIGDEGMIIQGRALPFDANDQVPLGTILPESGAYSIVISGLDGLFSDENQTIYLEDTYTNTMHDLRASPYTFSVTNGIHYSDRFILRYTDDTLSINEIETGTGLTIITPKNEYIKVNSDGSPIQSIIVYDLLGRVLFDKKSINQSEFILENHNLSDGTYIVKATLINSISKAQQVVLKH, translated from the coding sequence ATGATTAAAAAACTACCCATAAGAACTATTAATATTGGAAAAAACTCATTAATTCCAGTTTTAATCCTCACACTGAGTTTAATAACCAATTTCAGTAGTTATTCTCAAACCACTGTAATTGATCCAACTGGAGACGGAGGATTTGAAAATGGTGTAACTTTCGTAGCAAATGGCTGGACCTCTGACGCCCCAGCAACCACAAATACTAACCAATGGGTTTGTAGTACTGGTGCAACAACTGGTTTTAGTGGTATTCGGGCAGCATATGTGACTAATAACACCGCTGCGACACCACCACCACATACATATACAAATAATGTTACTAGAGTATCTCATTTTTATAGAAATGTGACTATTCCTGCAGGTGAAAATTCAATAACCTTAAATTTTGATTGGATAGCGCTTGCTGAAGTTGGATTTGATTGGATGCGAGTTTGGGCTGTTCCTACTACTTTTAATCCAACATACGGCAATCAAATAGGTGCTATAGGAACTGCACCAACAGGCAGAGTGCAAATAGGCGGTGATTTTAGTGGACAGAATACATGGGGCAATAGCACCTTTGCTATTCCTGCTGATTATGCAGGGATTACATTTCGTTTAGTTTTTGAATGGCGAAATGATGGCAGTATTGGAGGCAACCCTCCAATTGCAATAGATAATATTTCTTTAGTATCTGACATTCTAAGTGGATATTGTGCACCTGCAAGCGCGAGTAATGCGAATTATATTGACGATTTCTCTACATCTGGAGGTGTTTCAAATATAACAAATAATAATTCTGGTTATTCCGCTGGTGGTTATGCTGATAACACGAGCCAAATTGTTTCTAATTTTGCTGGAGGCACTATAAATTTTAATGCTGATTTTGTCTATGGTTTTATAGGAATGGGAGCTGGTATATGGATAGACTGGGATGGAGACTTTTTATTGAATGGCCCAGGTGAAATCATTTATTTATCGAATGCCTTTGTTGACTCCATTAATTACAGTTATGTGATTCCTGCAGGAACTCCAAATGGTACTTACAGGATGAGGATTTTAGCTGATTATTGGGAAACAGTAGTTGACCCCTGCACGTTTGATCCTTTTGGTCCATCAGGTGAAGCAGAAGATTACACGCTAGAGGTCTTAACTTTAAATTGTGTAGATGATCCTTCAAATATTGTAATCTCAAGTATTACAACGACTTCGGCAGATTTAAGCTGGGACGCTCCGGCATCCGCTCCAACCGACTATTTGTATTACGTTACAACGAACCCTATTCCACCTAATTTTAGTGATTTACCAATAGCCCCTGGAGGGACTTCTCCTAGTTCTCCAGTAACTCTAACACTCCTACCAGGTACTACATACTATGTATGGGTTAGATCTGACTGTGGTAGTGGTGATTTAGGTGCTTTTATTGGCCCTGAAACATTCACAACACTACCTGAACCTCCGGTAACTACTGGAGCAACTATTTGTCAAAATGGAACAGGAACAATTTCTGCCGTAGCTTCTTGTACTGCAAATACCAATACTAATACCATAAATGGTAATTTAGACTCATCTGTAGATAATGTTGCCATCCAACCACTAATCTTTATTTCTGATGCCGATGGCTGTGCTTGGGACGGTGCAGGTGACACTGCAAATTACACTCTAACAACCTTTCAGGTCACTACAAGTGGGATCTATTCATTTGCTTCAAACGCTCCTAATTTTGATGTTATGGGATATATTGTTGCTGACCCAAGTGGTCTTTTTAATCCAGGTTCTTGCGCTGGAGAAGGCGTAAACTGGGATTGGATTACTGGAGATGATGATTCTGGCGTAGGGCTGGAAGCTATTTTAACAGCAAATTTAACAGCTGGTATAACATATACACTTTACACAACAGCATTTGGAGGACCTGGGACATTAGAAACTGAGTCTTATACATGGAATGTAGCAGGGCCTGGAAGTTTAACTGTTGGAACTGCCGGAGTTTTAGAATGGTATACAGATGCTGCGGGTGGAACACCTATAGGAACTGGAACACCTTTTAATCCTGTTGGGGGACTTTCGGATTTATTGGATTCGGCCACCCCAGGAACATATACATTTTACGCGGCTTGCTCCATTGATTCTTCAGTTAGGACTGAAACTATTTTCGAAATCGTTGAGGGACCAACTGCAACAATTTCTGGATCTGGGACAGTGTGCGGATCGAGTAGTGTTGATATCACTGTGAATTTAACAGGCACACAACCTTGGAGTATAACCTATACAGATGGAACAACACCTACCACAGTAAATGGAATAACAACTTCCCCATATGTATTTAGTGTTTCTCCAACTTCTCCAACAACTTATACTTTAACAGCCACTACTGACGCAAATTGTGTTGCAAAACCACCAAGTCTACTTGGCAGCGCAGTTGTTTCTGGAGGTAAAATTTGGGACGGCTCTGAAGCCACAAACGACTGGATGGAACCATTAAATTGGTCTGATGATGCCATACCGACTGCAACAGATTGTGTAATCATTCCAGTTACTGGTAATAACCCTGTAATTTATGACAATGATAATGGTGATGGCTTAAATTTAACTATTGCAACTGGTGCCTCTTTAACATTGACATCAGATACAGATGCAAATAACTTTGCATCCTCTCTAACCATTCAAGATTTTATAGATATCCAAGGTACTGGAGTACTCACAGTTGAAGATGATGCCAGTTTGATACAGGTGTATGATAGTTCAACAGCAATTACTCCTTCGGCTCCTAATAGCGGAAATATAATACTTAATAGAAATACGGATATTAGGCAAACAGATTATGTCTATTGGTCAAGTCCTGTTCAAGGTTTTGATATTTCAAATGTTTACGGTGCTTTCACACCTACAAATTTTATTTATGAATGGGTACCTACTATTCCTACTGGTTTAATTACACCTCCACCTGATAACATCCCGATATGCTATGGTGATTGGAATCCTTTAAACTCTGGAGCAATGAATCTTGGTAAAGGCTACATCGTCAGAGGACCTTCAAATCATACCGCTACCGTTTCAACAGCCACTGCTGTATTTACCGGAGTACCAAATAATGGTGTTATTACCCAACCTATTAGCAGCGGGACTAATAATAATGCAAATACTTTTACATATAACCCTTACGGAGTGGACGTATTAACCGTTACAAATTTTGATGATAACTGGAATCTACTCGGTAACCCTTACCCATCTGCACTTGATGCTCAAACTTTTTTAACGCACCCGAGCAATTCTATTATTGAAGGGGCAGTTCACATATGGACTCATGGGAGCCAAATTGGTACTTTTACTGATTCGTTTTATGATGACTTTGAACTTTCTTATAATATTAATGACTATATCACTTATAATTTTTCTGGAACAAACACTTATAATGATGAATCATTTTCTGGTAAAATTGGTTCAGGTCAAGGCTTTTTTGTGCTCGCTTTGAATGATAGTGAAACAGCTAGTGTCACTTTCAATAACAGTATGCGTGACAGAAGCCATAGCAATACTGAATTTTATAGAACGTCCATAAACTCAACTGAAAGCGCTTCAAATTCAGACCCAATTGACCGCAACAGAATTTGGCTAAGCCTCATTGCAGCAGATGGTACAGCATCAAATATATTAGTTGGCTATATTGAAGGCGCTACTCAAGAAAAGGATAGATTATTTGATGCCTATAATAGAGAAGTCAATAGTTTGAATATGTATTCTATAATTGGTGATGAAGGGATGATCATTCAAGGAAGAGCTCTTCCTTTCGACGCTAACGACCAAGTACCATTAGGCACCATTCTTCCTGAATCAGGAGCATATAGTATTGTTATTAGCGGTTTAGATGGCTTATTTTCAGATGAAAATCAAACCATTTATTTAGAAGACACCTATACGAATACTATGCATGATTTAAGAGCTTCACCTTATACGTTTTCTGTTACTAACGGCATCCATTACAGTGATAGATTCATTTTAAGATATACCGATGACACTCTCAGCATTAATGAAATTGAAACGGGAACAGGGTTGACGATTATAACTCCTAAAAATGAATATATCAAAGTTAATTCTGATGGAAGTCCAATACAATCAATTATTGTATATGATTTATTAGGTCGCGTATTATTTGATAAAAAATCAATTAATCAATCCGAGTTTATTTTAGAAAATCACAACTTATCTGATGGCACCTATATTGTGAAAGCTACTCTAATAAATAGTATATCTAAAGCACAACAAGTAGTTTTAAAACATTAG
- a CDS encoding DUF5522 domain-containing protein: MKKIIPLEDGDFYMTPEGYRCFTAQYLLKRGYCCESGCRHCPYGFDKNTLKKK; this comes from the coding sequence ATGAAGAAGATAATTCCACTAGAGGATGGAGATTTTTATATGACGCCAGAAGGCTATCGTTGCTTTACAGCGCAGTATCTTTTAAAAAGAGGCTATTGCTGTGAAAGTGGATGCAGACACTGCCCATACGGTTTCGATAAAAATACCTTAAAAAAAAAGTAA
- a CDS encoding urocanate hydratase, with translation MQTTKSSFKDQIKEGIPKVLPEPKPHDASINHAPKRKTILSAEEEKLALKNALRYFDKTNHSVLISEFKNELDTYGRIYMYRLRPDYKMYARPIEAYPSKSKQAAAIMLMIQNNLDYAVAQHPHELITYGGNGAVFSNWAQYRLTMKYLSEMNDEQTLVMYSGHPMGLFPSHKEAPRVVVTNGMMIPNYSKPDDWEKFNALGVTQYGQMTAGSYMYIGPQGIVHGTTITVLNGFRKINKSPKGNLFVTSGLGGMSGAQPKAGNIAGCITVCAEVNPKITQVRLDQGWVDEKITDLEDLVARVIKAKKAKETVSLAYLGNIVDVWEKFDDANIYIDLGSDQTSLHNPWAGGYYPADLSFEAANEMMAHEPETFKTKVQESLRRHAATINKHTAKGTYFFDYGNAFLLEASRAGADVMAQNGIDFKYPSYVQDIMGPMCFDYGFGPFRWVCASGKPEDLAKTDLIACEVLETIKKEAPEEIQQQMADNIQWIKGAQQNELVVGSQARILYADAEGRMKIAEAFNVAIANGEIGIVILGRDHHDVSGTDSPYRETSNIYDGSRFTADMAIHNVIGDSFRGATWVSIHNGGGVGWGEVINGGFGMVLDGSKEAAIRIKRMLFWDVNNGIARRSWARNDEAIFAIKRAMATEPNLKVTLPNKVDDNLLNSL, from the coding sequence ATGCAAACAACCAAATCATCATTTAAAGATCAAATAAAAGAAGGCATACCAAAGGTACTACCTGAACCAAAACCTCACGACGCCTCCATCAATCATGCTCCGAAACGAAAAACGATTTTATCGGCTGAAGAGGAAAAATTGGCACTTAAAAACGCACTTCGTTATTTCGATAAAACAAATCATTCCGTCCTAATTTCAGAATTTAAAAATGAATTAGACACCTACGGAAGAATTTATATGTATCGCTTACGTCCTGATTATAAAATGTATGCTCGACCCATCGAAGCATATCCTTCAAAATCAAAACAAGCAGCAGCGATTATGCTTATGATCCAGAACAATCTAGATTATGCTGTAGCACAACATCCACATGAATTAATTACTTATGGTGGAAACGGTGCCGTTTTCTCCAATTGGGCACAATACAGATTAACAATGAAGTATTTGTCTGAAATGAACGACGAACAAACGTTAGTGATGTATTCTGGTCATCCTATGGGATTATTCCCTAGTCACAAAGAAGCTCCGCGAGTTGTAGTCACCAACGGAATGATGATTCCGAATTATTCAAAACCCGATGATTGGGAAAAATTTAATGCTTTAGGTGTTACGCAATACGGACAAATGACAGCGGGAAGTTATATGTATATTGGTCCACAAGGTATCGTTCATGGGACAACAATTACTGTACTTAACGGCTTTAGAAAAATAAATAAATCTCCAAAAGGAAATCTATTTGTAACTTCAGGTCTCGGCGGAATGTCTGGTGCACAACCCAAAGCCGGAAATATCGCCGGATGTATCACCGTATGTGCCGAAGTAAATCCGAAAATCACACAAGTTCGTTTAGACCAAGGCTGGGTAGATGAAAAAATCACTGATTTAGAAGACCTAGTAGCTCGTGTGATTAAAGCAAAAAAAGCAAAAGAAACCGTCTCACTGGCTTACCTAGGAAATATCGTTGATGTTTGGGAAAAATTTGATGACGCCAATATTTATATAGACTTAGGTAGTGATCAAACATCACTCCATAATCCCTGGGCAGGTGGATATTATCCTGCCGATTTATCTTTTGAAGCCGCAAATGAGATGATGGCTCACGAGCCTGAAACATTCAAAACAAAAGTACAGGAAAGTCTGCGTCGACATGCTGCTACAATAAATAAACACACAGCTAAAGGCACTTATTTCTTTGACTATGGAAATGCATTTCTTTTAGAAGCCTCGAGAGCTGGAGCAGATGTCATGGCTCAAAATGGTATTGATTTTAAATATCCATCCTATGTTCAAGATATAATGGGGCCCATGTGCTTTGATTATGGCTTTGGACCGTTCAGATGGGTTTGTGCCTCAGGTAAACCTGAAGATCTTGCAAAAACTGACTTAATCGCTTGTGAGGTTCTAGAAACCATCAAAAAAGAGGCTCCAGAAGAAATTCAACAGCAAATGGCTGATAATATTCAATGGATTAAAGGTGCCCAACAAAATGAACTAGTGGTCGGTTCACAGGCGCGCATCTTGTATGCAGATGCCGAAGGTCGAATGAAAATCGCAGAAGCATTTAATGTTGCCATAGCAAATGGTGAAATTGGTATCGTTATTTTAGGTCGAGATCATCACGATGTCTCAGGAACCGACTCTCCATATAGAGAAACCAGTAATATTTATGATGGATCTCGATTTACAGCAGACATGGCCATTCATAATGTGATTGGTGATAGTTTTAGAGGTGCCACATGGGTAAGCATACACAATGGCGGTGGTGTTGGATGGGGAGAGGTGATTAACGGCGGATTTGGTATGGTTCTTGATGGTTCTAAAGAAGCAGCAATACGTATAAAACGCATGTTGTTTTGGGATGTAAATAATGGCATTGCGAGGCGCAGTTGGGCAAGAAATGATGAAGCCATTTTTGCCATTAAACGCGCCATGGCAACTGAGCCAAATTTAAAGGTAACATTACCTAATAAGGTTGATGACAATTTATTAAATTCACTATAA
- a CDS encoding DUF4136 domain-containing protein, protein MKKLLKLLSIVMVTLVISSCSSVRVAADYDKAADFNNYKSFAFFKTGIDKAEISDLDKRRILRAIESELLAKGFTKSENPDILVSIFTKSQQRVDVYNNAWGMGAWGWGGFGPWGGGFGPGWGWGWNQQPMVSTRSEGTLFIDLIDAKKKELIWQGMGTGYLPRNVEKKEERINEFVSKVMEKYPPKMEK, encoded by the coding sequence ATGAAAAAATTACTAAAATTATTATCAATTGTGATGGTAACACTAGTTATCTCCTCTTGTAGTTCCGTTAGAGTAGCTGCTGATTATGACAAGGCTGCCGATTTTAATAACTATAAAAGTTTTGCTTTCTTTAAAACAGGTATTGATAAAGCAGAAATAAGTGACCTCGACAAACGAAGAATCCTACGTGCCATTGAAAGTGAACTATTAGCAAAAGGTTTTACCAAATCGGAAAATCCTGATATCCTTGTGAGCATTTTCACAAAATCTCAACAACGTGTAGACGTATACAATAATGCTTGGGGCATGGGTGCCTGGGGCTGGGGCGGTTTTGGCCCTTGGGGTGGTGGTTTTGGTCCGGGTTGGGGCTGGGGTTGGAACCAACAACCTATGGTTAGCACAAGATCAGAAGGCACTTTATTTATAGACCTTATTGATGCTAAAAAGAAAGAACTTATTTGGCAAGGCATGGGTACTGGATACTTACCACGAAATGTCGAAAAAAAAGAAGAACGAATTAATGAATTCGTTTCTAAAGTAATGGAAAAATACCCACCAAAAATGGAAAAATAG
- a CDS encoding SulP family inorganic anion transporter, giving the protein MILGQTTRKNFTQNPKNDILSGLTVALALVPEAVAFAFVAGIPPLVGLYGAFMMGIVTALFGGRPGMISGATGAMAVVMVYLIQKGNEVGLSLDTPIDQLGLQWLFITLLFVGGIQILAGLFKLGKFVRLIPHPVMMGFVNGLAIVIFISQLGMFPNAVPHDISFLNNTSEWFSALFLNTTFWKMIAFIGLTMGIMFGLPKLTKKVPAALIAIIVVACITIFGGIEVNTVGSFIIEKGGTGLEGSLPTFQDQIFGLFGTLDGHFMSTILPTAFVLAAIGLIESLMTLNLIDEITETRGNGNRECIAQGGANMLNGLFGGMGGCAMIGQSIINVDSGGRGRLSGAVAAIALLCFVLFGAPLIEQIPIAALIGVMFMVVIGTFAWSSFRIIRKIPLSDAIVLIAVSAITVWQDLAVAVIAGVIISALVFAWKNATMIRARKRIQSDGTKTYEIWGPLFFGSVQNFNSKFDIKNDPESIEIDFVESRVSDHSALEAIFNLVHKYEAEGKSIKLKHLSEDCKILLYKASPKFKEVIVEDIDDPRYHLAADPEKFTKPLSEYNI; this is encoded by the coding sequence ATGATATTAGGCCAAACCACCAGAAAAAACTTTACTCAAAACCCGAAAAATGATATTCTTTCAGGCTTAACAGTAGCATTAGCTTTAGTACCAGAAGCGGTGGCATTTGCATTTGTTGCTGGTATTCCGCCGTTGGTTGGTCTTTACGGAGCCTTTATGATGGGTATTGTGACTGCACTTTTTGGAGGCCGACCTGGAATGATTTCTGGAGCCACTGGAGCTATGGCTGTGGTAATGGTTTATTTAATTCAAAAAGGAAATGAAGTAGGCCTTAGTTTAGATACACCTATAGATCAATTAGGGTTGCAATGGCTTTTTATCACTCTATTATTTGTTGGAGGGATCCAAATATTAGCCGGCTTATTTAAACTTGGAAAATTTGTGCGACTCATACCACATCCAGTAATGATGGGCTTTGTTAATGGTTTAGCCATTGTTATATTTATATCTCAACTTGGTATGTTCCCTAATGCTGTACCACATGACATTTCTTTTTTAAATAACACTTCAGAATGGTTTTCTGCTTTATTCTTAAATACTACCTTTTGGAAAATGATTGCTTTTATAGGGTTAACCATGGGCATTATGTTTGGCTTACCTAAACTAACAAAAAAGGTTCCAGCCGCTTTAATTGCAATTATTGTCGTGGCATGTATTACCATTTTTGGAGGTATTGAAGTCAATACTGTTGGTTCTTTTATAATAGAGAAAGGTGGTACTGGATTAGAAGGAAGTCTTCCTACTTTCCAAGACCAAATCTTTGGCCTATTCGGTACACTCGATGGTCATTTTATGAGCACTATTTTACCAACTGCTTTTGTGCTTGCAGCGATTGGTTTAATAGAGTCTTTAATGACACTTAATTTAATTGATGAAATCACCGAAACTAGGGGTAATGGAAATAGAGAGTGTATAGCACAAGGTGGTGCTAATATGCTAAATGGATTATTTGGAGGCATGGGAGGTTGTGCTATGATTGGCCAATCCATTATAAATGTTGATTCAGGAGGACGCGGACGACTTTCAGGTGCTGTTGCAGCGATTGCTTTATTGTGTTTTGTATTGTTTGGAGCACCGCTAATTGAACAGATTCCAATCGCAGCATTAATTGGCGTTATGTTTATGGTAGTTATAGGAACCTTTGCATGGAGTAGTTTCAGAATTATTAGAAAAATCCCTTTGTCTGACGCCATTGTTTTAATAGCAGTATCTGCCATTACTGTATGGCAGGATTTAGCGGTTGCAGTGATTGCTGGAGTTATTATTTCAGCACTAGTTTTTGCATGGAAAAATGCAACAATGATTAGAGCCCGAAAGCGTATTCAAAGTGATGGGACTAAAACCTATGAAATTTGGGGGCCTCTTTTCTTTGGGTCAGTTCAAAATTTTAATTCAAAATTTGACATTAAAAACGATCCTGAATCTATTGAAATCGACTTTGTAGAGTCTCGTGTTAGCGACCACTCTGCTTTAGAAGCCATATTTAACTTAGTTCATAAATACGAGGCCGAAGGTAAATCTATCAAATTAAAACATTTGAGTGAAGACTGTAAAATTTTACTTTATAAAGCAAGCCCGAAATTTAAGGAAGTCATTGTTGAAGACATTGATGACCCAAGATATCATCTAGCTGCCGATCCTGAAAAGTTCACAAAGCCACTTTCAGAATATAACATATAA